From Octopus sinensis linkage group LG14, ASM634580v1, whole genome shotgun sequence:
aaaataatcaacagaaaaataacatcagcaacatatCTTAAGAATGAGAACAATGTACCCcgttagtcaaataaagggttgtgTTTGAAATTCCaacaaaacacctgatgaaggctggagagtacatcagccgaaacgttgtcataacaacaaacaaggtgagggcACCTAtctgtccattgtaaataatgcgcataattcctcatctcaaaaatatagagtactatatatatatatatatatatatatataatatatatatatatatatatatatacatacatacatacatacatacatatatatatatatatgtatatatatatatatatatataatatatatatatatgtatgtatgtatgtatatatatatatattatatatatatatatctgtatatatataataatatatatatacatacacacacacatgcgcacacacacacacgcacacacacatataaatatgtatatacagatatttttataataatttgtatgcatatatgtatatatgtatgtgtatatatataatatatatatatatatacatacatgcatatatatatatatatacatatatatatatatattatttatatttatatatttgaactaTATTGTGTATTCAATTCCTTGCTTTCCTTGTCTCATCCCACAAGGGAAGCCACCAGGTGTATTAGTCCAGCCAGGGTTCCATACAGGAGCCATTGTGAAGCCTCGCGACCACATGTAATTATTTTCCCAGCTTTGCGGTATCTGATGGCGAGACGATGTATTCATCCATGATGTCGGAGGCAGAGAAGATGGCCCTCGAGGGTGAGAAGCAAAAGATTGTGGATCTCTGAGGTAATCCCCTTCGAATCGTTGTACCATGTGATCTGTATTTTTCATGTCCTGTCGCATGTGATGACCATGAGACGCGATTGACGTCTTGCAACAGATATCAGAATTGAAAGACTGTTGTTTGCTTGAGGTATGAGTGTGGCTTCTTTTATGAAGCTCCAAATCTGTTCTCTGTGAGTAGACTTTGCTACAGTTTAGCATTTTGTTGTTatgatgcgtgtgtttgtgagctTCAATCTCAAGAGAGTGAGCGAATATCTTTCCGCAAATATTGCAACTGAATGGCAACATCGGAGCGTTCTGTTCTTTTTCCGGGGGGATGGGGGTATTGTGGGTCCGTTTATGGTTCTTTAAGATCGCACGTTGAGCAAAAGCTTTCCCACAATATTCACACTTGAACGGCTTTTCTCCCGTGTGTGTTCTACGGTGATTATCAAAGTTGGTTCTCTGGGCGAATGCCTTCCCGCAAAAGTTACACTTAAAAGgtctctcacctgtatgaatacgtttatgattaTCCAGGTGTGTTCTTTGAGTAAACATCTTCTCACAATACTCGCACTTAaaaggtttctcacctgtgtgtgttcgtttgtggtTATCAAGGTGAGTTCTTTGAATGAATGCTTTACCACAGAAGTCACATATGaacggcttctcacctgtatgaattcgtttgtggTTATCAAGGTTTGTACGTTGTGCAAATGCTTTCTCGCAGAAAACACATTTGAACGGTTTTTCTCCGGTATGTGTCCGACGATGGTTATCAAGATTGACCACCTGAGCAAATGCCTTGTCACAGAAAGAACAAAcgaatggtttttcacctgtgtggATACGTTTGTGGTTGACCAAATTTACAATCTGCGCAAACGCTTTATCACAGAAGTCACATTTAaacggtttctcacctgtatgaacacgttcaTGATATTTAAGATTAGTTATCTGACTGAACGACTTTGAACAGTATGAGCAAGAAAATGGTTTCTCTCCGGTATGAACGCGTTCGTGATTTTCCACGTTTGTCTGTTGACTGAAAGACTTTGAACAGAAcccacactgataaggtttctctcccgtatgagtcCGTTTATGATTATCATAATTAGCTTTCTGAGCAAATGCTTTATCGCAGTAAGTGCAATTAAACGGTTTCTGCCCCGTGTGCGTTAACTCATGGGTTGTTAATCGAGCCCTCTGAGAAAATGCCTTCTGGCAATAACTGCAAAAGAAATGCTTCTCCCTAGCTGGCATCATTTCATGATTACTTAAATTAACCTTCCTGGAAAACCCTTTGCGGCAGACATTACATCTGAATGGCTTATCATTTGAAAACCCCATTTTGTTATCATTATGGCAATGATGCTGTGACTGGTTTTGAGAAAAGGGTTTGTTTGGTGGATCAAAGTTAAACTGATTCCCCATTGGGTATAATGTCTGAGTAGAatacataattttattgttttagaaACCTTAATCTTCTTTAACTTTTAAAGCTTCGAATTGCTGCTTAATTTGTTTAGATATGAGGGTTTCTCAAAACCTGGAGTGGCAATATTTTTGTTGCATTAATACCTCAGCATAAAGATCCAGCCATGTGATTCCCAGAAGCTGAAAGTAAaagcgagaaaaagaaaacgttACAAGAAGCATCGCTAATAGATTAACTCAAtcaaatacgtgtatgtgtgtctgtgtaagagtgtgtgtatgtgcgtgggtgtgtgaaaGGGAGGGAGCAAGAACAcattccacacatacatatatatgtagaattaaaatctgattgtgtgtgtggggggtgagtctgtctgtttgtctgttcattACTTTAACGTTGAAATCTTCCAAAACTTATCTAAATatttcacaggagtggctgtgtggtaagaagcttgctaaccaaccacatggttccgggttcagtcccactacgtggcatcttgggcaagtgtcttctgctatagcaccgggccgaccaatgacttgtgagtggatttggtagacggaaactgaaagaagcctgtcgtatatatgtatatatatatatatatatatatatatatgtgtatgtgtgtgtgtttgtgtgtgtgtgtttgtgtgtgtgtgtgtttgtccccctagcattgcttgacaactgatggtggtgtgtttacgtccccgtcacttagcggttcggcaaaagagaccgatagaataagtactgggcttacaaagagtaagtcccggggtcgatttaatcgactaaaggcggtgctccagcatggccgcagtcaaatgactgaagcaattaaaagagtaaaagagtaaagagtataatagaGTATGTAGTTCAtgccaaaaaaattttattaaaaatctttAGTGTTTGGGAAAAGTTAAAACTTtgatataagataataatttaatctcttgtattttttactcttttcctcttttacccttttacttgtttcagtcattttactgtggccatgctggagcaccgccttttagtcgagcaaatcgaccccggaacttattctttgtaagtgacggggacgtaaacaaaccagcatcatttgtcaagcaatgctagggggacaaacacagacacacaaacacacacatacatatatatatatatacatatatacgacaggcttctttcagtttccgtctaccaaatccactcacaaggcattggtcggcccgaggttatagcagaagacacttgcccaaggtgccacgcagtgggactgaacccggaaccatgtggttggtaagcaagctacttaccacacagccactcctgcgcctatttatttacatttaaatataaagaaacatatacaatGATGTTAGACATGTGAAACACCAGTTCAAGATGGAAAAGAACAAACAGGGGTCACTGACAGGACTAAATTCACACATCTGTCTATTGTTGACAAACTAAGGATTATAAGGACTTTGCCATTCCATCTTCTCAAAATTATACAATATAAATTTGTTTCTGCTGTTTTACCTgtactatttcttatttctttattggccacaaggggctaaacatagaggggacaaacaagtacatacaaacggattaagtcgattacatcgaccccagtgcataactggtacttaatttattgaccccgaaaggatgaaaggcaaagtcgacctcggcagaatttgaactcagaacgtaacggcagatgaaatacatatttctttactacccacaaggggctaaacacagaggggacaaacaaggacagacaaacggattaagtcgagtacatcgaccccagtgcataactggtacttaatttattgaccccgaaaggatgaaaggcaaagtcgacctcggcagaatttgaactcagaacgtaacggcagacgaaatacctatttctttactaccgggcgaaatgcgttgccgtatttcgtctgccgttacgttctgagttgttcaaattccgccgaggacgactttgcctttcatcttttcggggtcgataaattaagtaccatttatgcactgggatcgctgtaatcaacttaattcgtttgtctgtccttgtttgtcctctctgtgtttagccccttgtgggtagtaaagaaataggtatttcatctgccgttacgttctgagttcaaattccgctgaggtcgactttgcctttcatcctttcggggtcgataaattaagtaccagttacgcacgggggtcaatgtaatcgacttaatccgtttgtctgtccttgtttgtcccctctgtgtttagccccttgtgggtagtaaagaaataagtatgtggCTTGTAAACCTAGAGTACAGACACATAGTGTGCACTTATTGGAATTTTATTCTCACTGAAtgcatcaagttttgccaaaagcttggtgatactcgAGCTCATAGCATCCAGAAGATTCAGCGATCTATAGTGATGATGCCATGGGCAAAACTCAGATGAGGGTGTGGTACAGCTGCTTCATGAATGACCTCACCTCAATGGGGGTCAAGGCATGCTTGGACAGACCATCCACAAGCTGAAACAAGGAGCTGATTGAGAAGGTTCAGTAAATAGGCATAGCAGACCATTgtgtaacaatccaggaaattgcTAAAACAGGTGGAAATAAGCACAAGATCAGCGCAGTCTATTTTCCCAGAGTGAAATGTGTATGTGGAGTGTCAGCAAAATTATTCCCCAAGGTGCTGGTCAAGCAGCAGAAGCTACTGTACATGGAAATCACTCAGGTCATACTGGACTGTGCAAACCACAACCCAGACTTCATGGAGACAATCATCACTGATGATATTACCTGGGTTTTATGGTTTCTCTTTGATGCATTTGGTCATCTTGCATGAAAACAAAAACccaatcgaaatcaaaatcaaagcgaaattcgatgacgggcacgagcaccatacgagcgtgatcattgacagagcagctaactggcttccatgccagtggcacataaaaagcaccattcgagtgtgatcgttgccagcttcaccttactggcacttgtgccccgtgctagtagggtgctaagagcaccatctgagcatgatcgttgccagagaggctaactggcttccgtgccggtggcatgtagaaggcaccattcgagcgggaccGTTACCAGCAGCGCCTtgatggcacctgtgccgttggcatgtataaaaaaaattcgagcgaggtcgttgccagtaccgcctgactggccaccccgtgccggtggcacgtaaaagcacccacaacaccctcggagtggttggcgttaggaagggcatccagctgtcgaaactctgccagatcaagactggagcttggtgcagccctctgtcaaaccgtccaacccatgctagcatggaaagcagacgttaaacgatgatgatgatgatgatgagggtgatgaggaTGCAGTGAGTACAATGAGTACATCTGTACTCTAAGCATAACAGCCAGAAAATTTCCGTGTTTGTGCAAGGAAGGGTGGCACCACCTCCTACCCAAAAGACCTTGTCCATGCAACGTTAGTTTTGGCAAGAGAAAATATAAGGTGAGATACTTTGTGACCGCACCTTGTATGTTAGTAGTATATGTCTGTCTTTCAGAACACTAACTTATTCATTATAACACAATTTAGTATTAGAAGAGATAAGAACAATCTGAGCATTGGAACAGACGAAGAGAAGccaagtgaaagagagaatgaatcaTGTAAGTAGATTAACATTTTTGTCTAATTCAGATAAAAGTAATTGTATTTTGCTTGATACCATTCAGTgatcttcatatattttcttgCAGATGTTACAATAcagcatctttttttcttttctttttttttggcatCTTAGCTATTAAGATCCTTGTTTCAAAGTAAAGTTGATTTGTTCAAAGAAAATTTCATCGGTGAaaatatctgtctttatgttcgtAACATTATTCAAGCTATACAGCTGCTCTCATATTCGTTGTCGttgccatcatcgtcgtcatcgtcgtcgtcatcgtcatcgtcatcgtcatcatcatcatcatcatcgtcatccttgtcatcatcgtcgtcgttgtcgttgtcgtcgttgttgtcatcatcgttgtcatcatcgtcatcatcatcatcatcatcatggtcatcctcgtcatcatcgttgtcgtcgtcgttatcatcattatcatcatcatcgttgtcatcatcatcatcatcgtcatcctcgtcgtcgtcgtcgtagtcgtagtcgtcatcatcatcatcatcatcatatcatcatcatcatcatcatcgtcatcgtcatcatcatcatcattgtcgtcatcattgtcgtcatcatcatcatcatcgttgtcatcatcatcatcatcatcgtcatcatcgttgtcatcatcatcatcatcatcatcaccatcatcatcatcatcatcatcatcatcattctcatttaacatctattttcctgtGTTTGCATGaatcaaacagaatttgttaGGGTAGATTTTCCATGGCCAGGATACCCTGcccgtcaccaaccctcacctgtttccaaacaaatgTGTTCCCGAGGCCAGACATGTTCTTCACAGCAGATTGGAAGTAAACAACCTTGTTTGtaccttttaacttttacttgtttcagtcattagactgtggctatgctggggcaccaccttgaagaattcttcattgaatgtatcaaccccagcacttatttttttaaagattggtgcttattctatcggtctcttttgccagacacaacagcatcggttgttaacAGGTGAcggcagacaaacacagaaacaaagacacacacatagatacatatatacatacacacacacatatatatatgtatgtatatatacatatatatatatatatatatgtatatatatatatctgtgtcggtggcacataaaatcacccactacactcttggagtggttggcgttaggaagggcatccagctgtagaaacactgccagatctgactggcctggtccagccttcgggctccccagaccccagttgaaccgtccaacccatgctagcatgaaaaacggacgctaaatgatgatgatatatatatatacatatatatatatatatatatatatacatgtacatatatatatatatatatatatatacacacagagagagatcgttagccactacacacatttttttttctctccttgttttttctgtgtccctttttgtagaagagcgcaggctcgaaatgtaaaagactttttctattcctgagcgttatactaatacatcttcgtctttggtttttgtcataaactctccctatatatatatatatatatatataaatatacatacatatatatatatatatatagttaatccaaacaagaaagcacaaaaaaacacaacaacgcgaggacgtggaacaaatatagtattattggacgctcaggaaagaaggaaaaaaaagaaggaggctttaacatttcaagcggagctcttcgtcggaaacataggagaaggaaagatccagagaagggaagacagaggaaaaaaaagtgccaacggtacacacgaggtcacattttgatatatatatatgatgggctgctttcagtttctatctaccaaatccgcttacaaagctttggttggcctgaagctatagcaaaagacatttgcccaagatgccacgcagtggggctgaactcaggaccgtgtggttgggaagcaatcttcttaccacacagtcgtaCTTGACAATGATGATCATATACAATCATCATGGAATGTATGGACAAGAGTACATTTGACAaatagacaagcacacacacacacatatgtatatgtacaagttacttggtgacctcactggtaccacacaaaggtggcgagctggcagaatcattagtacaccgggtgaaatgctaagcagtatttcgtcagccgttatgttctgagttcaaattccgccaaagtcgactttgcctttcatcctttcagggtcgataaattaagtaccagttacgcactggggtcgatataatcgacttaatccgtttgtctgtccttgtttgtcctctctgtgtttagccccttgtgggtagtaaagaaataggtgccaCACAAAGTAAGAACCCATTACACACTGAAagcagttggtattaggaaggacagtCAATATTGGTGCCTGACACAGTCTTACAGCACAATGGGTTctatcaaacagtccaacccatgccagcatggaaaaaatagatgttaaattctGAGAATGGGGAtgatacagcaggcttctttcagtttccatccaacaaatccactcacaagtccttttctttaatttcaatCATAGCAAACTGGTAGGGTCATGAGAGTATTCGATGAAATTTCTTGCAATGTTTGTTCCAGTTTTCCATGCTCTTGAGTTCACCACGGAATTTTAAATTGAGAATGTTCCACTAATAATCAATTATTTGGGGAAAATAAGGAAGTAgacatgtgtggtaagtagacatgtgtggtaagtggctgtgtggtaagtagtttgcttaccaaccacacggttctgggttcagtcccactgcgtgccaccttggacaagtgtcttctactatagcctcgggccgaccaaagccttgtgagtggattcggtagacggaaaccgaaagaagcctgtcgtatatatgtatatatatatatgtgtgtgtatgtgtttgtgtgtctgtgtttgtccccctagcatcgcttgacaaccgatgctggtgtgtttacgtccccatacttagcagttcggcaaaagtgaccgatagaataagtactaggcttacaaagaataagtccttgggtcgagttgcttgactaaaggcggtgctccagcatggccacagtcaaatgactgaaacaaataaaagagtaaaagaataaagtattCTAAATTTTAGGACAGATAATTTTTGAAACTTGTTCAAAACATTACAGCACTTTTAATGAAGTTGTTGACATCATATTTGATCACTATCAATGAAACAATAAAAGCAGATGACCAGCTTTATCACTTCTGGACAAGcaatgcaattgttttcattcagaGAGTaagctgtagaaaaaaaaaaaaagatttgctgTGATAGAAGAAGactgacaagctggcagaaacgttagcacgccgggcgaaatgcatagccgtatttcgtctgctgctacgttctgagttcaaattccgccgaggtcgactttgcctttcatcctttcggggtcgataaattaagtactagttgcatactggagtcgatcttatcgactggccctctccctaaaaattttgggccttgtgcctagagtagaaaagaaatgttagcatgccgggcgaaacgcttagcgatgtttcgtctgtcactacttctgagttcaaattctgccgaggtcgactttgcctttcatcctttcggggtcgataaattaagtaccagttatgcactggagtcgatataatcgacttaatctctttgtctgtccttgtttttcccctctgtgtttagccctttatgggcaataaagaaataggtatttcatctgccattacattccaagttcaaattctgccgaggtcaactttgcctttcatcctttctgggtcgacaaaattaagtaccagttatgcactggagttgatgtaatcgacttaatctgcttgtctgcccttgtttgtcccctctgtgtttaggtgtttagccccttgtgtgcaataaagaaataggtatttcgtctgccattacgttccaagttcaaattctgccgaggtcgactttgcctttcatcctttcggggttgacaaaattaagtaccagttacatactggagtcgacgtaatcgacttaatccatttgtctgtccttgtttgtcccctctgtgtttagccccttgtatgcaataaaaaaaataagaagactGACTGTAGTTTTGAAATCAACATGCCAGTTTTAGTCTAAATCAAATGAAAAAGCAAACGCAacagaaattatgtttaaaattgTTCCCCTGTGTTATAAGTTCACAACACAAAGACATAGGCataattgtgtggttaagaattctgctctcagccacatggtttcattcTCAGACAGGCAAGTTTTATCTTGTGTCACCTTGGGCCACACGGcagaaatttatgtatgtatgtatgtttccctgtttttattttttaaatttcctaCCAACGGAGAAAGAGTTGTTTCTCACCAAGAAACAGGACTCCTTCATAGGAATTTAGATATCATGAAatcttgtttgcttgtttgtatgtatgtatgtatgtatgtatgtatgtatgtatgtatgtatgtatgtgtgcatgtatgtatgtatgtgtgcatgtatgtacgtatgtatgcatgtatgtatatatgtatgtatgtata
This genomic window contains:
- the LOC115218990 gene encoding gastrula zinc finger protein XlCGF26.1-like: MYSTQTLYPMGNQFNFDPPNKPFSQNQSQHHCHNDNKMGFSNDKPFRCNVCRKGFSRKVNLSNHEMMPAREKHFFCSYCQKAFSQRARLTTHELTHTGQKPFNCTYCDKAFAQKANYDNHKRTHTGEKPYQCGFCSKSFSQQTNVENHERVHTGEKPFSCSYCSKSFSQITNLKYHERVHTGEKPFKCDFCDKAFAQIVNLVNHKRIHTGEKPFVCSFCDKAFAQVVNLDNHRRTHTGEKPFKCVFCEKAFAQRTNLDNHKRIHTGEKPFICDFCGKAFIQRTHLDNHKRTHTGEKPFKCEYCEKMFTQRTHLDNHKRIHTGERPFKCNFCGKAFAQRTNFDNHRRTHTGEKPFKCEYCGKAFAQRAILKNHKRTHNTPIPPEKEQNAPMLPFSCNICGKIFAHSLEIEAHKHTHHNNKMLNCSKVYSQRTDLELHKRSHTHTSSKQQSFNSDICCKTSIASHGHHMRQDMKNTDHMVQRFEGDYLRDPQSFASHPRGPSSLPPTSWMNTSSRHQIPQSWENNYMWSRGFTMAPVWNPGWTNTPGGFPCGMRQGKQGIEYTI